A genome region from Methanococcoides burtonii DSM 6242 includes the following:
- a CDS encoding HEAT repeat domain-containing protein: protein MSIVSGILVKYSLNCRRIINFCLLIILVTGFSIGCIDTDKTPDKELALEDIKNENESIRQEAIGNLTKIGDEDSTDILTGILMDKNESNSIRISAADALAEIGKGGSISPLISVLQENNSALVIEVSENLVQFGDPATEMLIYTFLDNGKPEFRANLMYVLCMIADEDIEYFIEKLNSEDATTRINMAFILAEMADERTVDALIVALEDENRYVRRHAARGLGNIGNKNAIPSLIQVMSNTSEPREVRSNAAIALGQIGDDDAVEPLIQMLKDEDWSVPSSAAIALGELGNSEAIPALTAALRRDEEFVVKESAIALEKLDGSGIDKLIDLLDDNDKSVQKNAAYALRGIGGEKAIVPLIDLLEDSYEHEDARAAAASSLGTIGNKDAVLPLIQILEDKNEPETLRIRTTRALRRIGDERATKPLIESLKDENPDIREAAANALGEMGDESALDALILSLEDENWRVRYSVVDALQKYDNKTVVLPISNMLDDEYWSVRKTAAQSLGTIGNQQAIPPLVEAISVEKEKDVKTTMVRSLEDIDNGSSTDLFIRLLQDKTEFLSVREAAAISLAKPGNEQAVDPLIQVMLDETQAYNLRIEAAIALGRIGDYDAFDALSRISKDPNEHFALRTAAEEAIANIENIL from the coding sequence ATGAGTATAGTATCAGGAATTTTAGTTAAATATTCATTAAACTGCAGAAGGATCATAAACTTTTGTCTGCTGATAATATTGGTAACCGGTTTTTCTATTGGTTGCATTGATACGGACAAGACTCCAGATAAAGAACTTGCCCTTGAGGATATTAAAAATGAGAACGAATCTATCCGTCAGGAAGCGATCGGGAACCTGACAAAGATTGGTGATGAGGATTCCACAGATATTCTGACAGGAATACTTATGGACAAAAATGAATCCAATAGCATTCGCATCAGTGCGGCGGATGCTCTTGCAGAGATAGGAAAAGGAGGATCAATATCACCCCTTATTTCAGTCCTGCAAGAGAATAATTCTGCGCTCGTAATAGAAGTATCAGAAAACCTTGTACAATTTGGTGACCCTGCAACAGAAATGCTCATTTACACATTCCTGGATAACGGCAAACCCGAATTCCGGGCAAACCTGATGTATGTACTTTGCATGATCGCAGACGAGGACATTGAATATTTTATTGAGAAACTGAACAGCGAGGATGCAACCACTCGAATAAATATGGCATTCATTCTCGCTGAGATGGCAGATGAAAGAACAGTGGATGCCCTGATCGTTGCTCTTGAGGACGAAAATCGGTATGTCAGGAGACATGCAGCCAGAGGTCTTGGGAATATTGGAAACAAAAATGCCATCCCCTCCCTTATTCAAGTCATGAGCAATACAAGTGAACCTCGGGAAGTTCGCAGTAATGCTGCAATTGCTCTTGGACAGATTGGAGATGATGATGCAGTGGAGCCCCTGATACAGATGTTAAAAGATGAAGATTGGTCGGTCCCAAGCAGTGCCGCAATCGCCCTTGGGGAACTGGGCAATAGTGAAGCAATACCCGCTCTTACTGCTGCATTAAGAAGAGATGAAGAGTTCGTTGTAAAGGAATCCGCCATAGCTCTTGAAAAACTGGATGGTAGTGGAATCGACAAATTAATTGATCTGTTGGATGACAATGACAAATCTGTACAGAAAAATGCAGCATATGCTCTGAGAGGGATCGGAGGTGAAAAAGCAATAGTTCCACTGATCGATCTGCTAGAGGATTCTTACGAGCATGAAGATGCAAGGGCAGCCGCAGCAAGTTCATTAGGAACAATAGGTAATAAGGATGCTGTCCTACCCCTAATCCAAATACTTGAGGATAAAAATGAACCCGAAACTCTCAGGATAAGAACAACACGTGCATTAAGGCGGATAGGGGACGAAAGAGCAACAAAACCATTAATAGAGAGCCTTAAAGATGAAAATCCGGATATCCGGGAAGCTGCGGCAAATGCTCTCGGAGAAATGGGTGATGAGAGTGCACTGGATGCACTTATCCTGTCACTGGAAGATGAGAACTGGAGAGTTCGGTACTCTGTAGTAGATGCTCTTCAAAAATATGATAACAAAACAGTTGTGCTGCCTATTAGCAATATGCTGGACGATGAATATTGGTCCGTCAGGAAAACAGCAGCCCAATCCCTCGGCACAATTGGGAACCAGCAGGCAATACCCCCACTTGTTGAAGCTATCAGTGTGGAAAAAGAAAAGGATGTAAAGACTACCATGGTCAGGAGCCTTGAGGACATTGATAATGGTTCATCCACGGATCTGTTTATCCGGCTATTGCAGGACAAAACCGAATTCCTGAGTGTCCGGGAAGCTGCAGCCATATCCCTTGCAAAACCCGGGAATGAACAGGCAGTAGATCCGCTAATTCAGGTAATGCTGGACGAAACGCAAGCATATAATCTAAGGATAGAAGCTGCAATTGCTCTTGGAAGGATCGGAGATTATGATGCATTCGATGCACTTTCCCGGATATCCAAGGATCCGAATGAGCATTTCGCCTTAAGAACAGCAGCTGAAGAAGCCATTGCGAATATAGAAAATATTCTGTAA
- a CDS encoding DNA topoisomerase IV subunit A, which yields MVDTINSNYTEQKKQNDHLAKNRLMGLAEGLYDQFIDETVPNVSISSRTKNNIEYSNESDVWVYGDKETQRTAKTVKGAFQLLKTVHSIDFLVKNHLAQDRGSTLRELYYISENWDIAKFREQAESNRLIEDLEIITSLQREYFHMRPEEDGATMFGPIRIREETKRGSRIIHCQEDIGESGYQIPFNVENIEFLDHDAKFIIAIETGGMYARLIENGFDEKYNAILVHLKGQPARSTRRLIKRMNEELGIPVVVFTDGDPWSYRIFASVAYGAIKSAHLSEFMATPAAKFIGVQPTDIVEYELSTDKLTDKDVDALRSELTDPRFANDYWKEQISLQLSIKKKAEQQAFAGKGLDFVTDTYLPNRLSEMDII from the coding sequence ATGGTAGATACTATTAATTCCAATTACACAGAGCAGAAAAAACAGAACGACCATCTGGCAAAGAACAGGCTGATGGGACTTGCAGAAGGTCTATATGACCAGTTCATTGATGAGACCGTTCCAAACGTGTCTATTTCCAGTCGTACCAAGAACAATATCGAATATAGTAATGAGAGTGATGTTTGGGTATATGGTGATAAGGAGACCCAAAGGACCGCAAAAACGGTAAAAGGGGCTTTCCAGTTACTTAAGACCGTACATTCCATTGATTTTCTTGTGAAGAACCATCTGGCACAGGACCGTGGTTCGACCTTGAGGGAGTTGTATTATATCTCAGAGAACTGGGATATTGCGAAATTCCGTGAGCAGGCGGAGAGCAATCGTCTCATTGAAGATCTTGAGATCATCACGTCCCTTCAGAGGGAATATTTCCATATGCGTCCTGAAGAAGATGGTGCTACCATGTTCGGTCCGATCAGGATACGTGAGGAGACCAAACGTGGCTCCCGTATCATACACTGTCAGGAAGATATCGGTGAAAGTGGCTATCAGATCCCTTTCAATGTGGAGAACATCGAGTTCCTTGACCACGATGCCAAGTTCATCATTGCCATAGAGACTGGTGGTATGTATGCAAGGCTTATTGAGAACGGCTTTGATGAGAAGTACAATGCTATCCTTGTGCACCTTAAAGGACAGCCTGCAAGGTCAACACGCCGTCTTATCAAGAGGATGAACGAGGAGCTTGGTATCCCTGTCGTTGTCTTCACTGATGGCGATCCCTGGTCCTACAGGATCTTCGCTTCAGTCGCATACGGTGCTATCAAGAGTGCCCACCTTTCGGAGTTCATGGCGACACCGGCTGCAAAGTTCATTGGTGTTCAGCCAACGGATATCGTTGAGTATGAACTTTCAACCGATAAGCTGACCGACAAGGATGTGGATGCGCTTAGAAGTGAGCTTACGGACCCGAGGTTCGCAAACGATTACTGGAAAGAGCAGATAAGCTTACAGCTCAGCATCAAGAAAAAAGCGGAACAACAAGCTTTTGCCGGAAAAGGTCTGGACTTTGTAACTGATACGTACCTGCCGAACAGGTTGAGTGAGATGGATATTATATGA
- a CDS encoding DNA topoisomerase VI subunit B, translating to MAAPIAEELAKKQQAISVAEFFEKNRQILGFDSAPRSLITTVKEAVDNSLDACEEAEILPDILLHIERVGKDNVSVIVEDNGPGIVKEQIPKVFAKLLYGSRFHALKQSRGQQGIGISASVLYAQLTAGHPTSVISKIGPDSPAHHYEVMINTSTNDPEILLDEVIDWDRPHGTRVELEMEASYVKGRRQSIYEYLKATAIVNPHARLTLIEPDGNEVIFDRATDKLPIPAKEILPHPHGIELGTLMKMLRYTDRQKLAPFLRYSFSKIGLLTAEEICKAAGLDTEMLPSKLTRDQTKKLLDAFKKVKIMAPPTDCLSPIGEELIYKGLEKEFNVDFIATTTRSPSVFSGNPFVVEVGIAYGGVLQKDDRIDIMRFANRVPLLYQQGGCATTHAVEGIKWKQYGLNQPGGGMPTGPVVLLVHVASTNVPFTSESKDAIADIPEIRDEVELAIKEVSRKLNRYLNRQVSLKKRREKEIIITKVLPKMAQKLADTLERDLPDINPVVAKVMGNLLVMRHVEHGANGDAAVTIKVKNFGSKLTEFKLHDMLPYEISDVSPEPKVISMGSDFDYVWTMKVSPEGSKAVTYSLSSMSEDEIKRLPQLIVEGLDEELVTGAKAIKGLI from the coding sequence ATGGCAGCCCCAATTGCAGAAGAACTTGCAAAAAAGCAGCAAGCAATAAGTGTTGCAGAATTCTTTGAGAAGAACCGGCAGATACTTGGTTTTGACTCTGCTCCGCGTAGTCTGATAACTACCGTAAAAGAAGCAGTGGACAATTCCCTTGATGCATGTGAGGAAGCAGAGATCCTTCCTGATATATTGCTTCATATCGAGCGTGTCGGAAAGGATAATGTAAGTGTTATAGTAGAGGACAATGGTCCTGGTATCGTTAAAGAACAAATACCAAAGGTATTTGCCAAGTTGCTCTACGGCTCACGTTTCCATGCACTGAAACAAAGCCGGGGTCAACAGGGTATTGGTATTTCAGCTTCTGTCCTCTATGCACAGTTGACAGCAGGTCATCCAACAAGTGTCATTTCCAAGATCGGTCCAGACTCTCCTGCACATCACTATGAAGTAATGATAAACACCAGTACCAATGACCCTGAGATCCTTCTTGATGAGGTGATCGACTGGGATAGGCCGCATGGTACTCGTGTGGAGCTGGAAATGGAAGCGTCTTATGTAAAGGGACGCAGACAGTCCATCTATGAATATCTGAAGGCAACTGCTATCGTTAATCCTCATGCACGGCTCACTTTGATAGAGCCGGATGGCAATGAGGTCATATTTGACAGGGCTACCGACAAGCTTCCAATACCTGCAAAGGAAATATTGCCGCATCCTCATGGAATTGAGCTTGGTACTCTCATGAAGATGCTGCGTTATACCGATCGCCAGAAATTAGCTCCATTCCTACGCTATTCATTCTCCAAGATAGGTCTGCTTACAGCCGAGGAGATCTGCAAGGCAGCGGGACTTGATACGGAGATGTTGCCTTCGAAGCTTACAAGGGACCAGACGAAAAAATTGCTGGATGCCTTCAAAAAAGTGAAAATAATGGCGCCACCAACGGATTGTCTTTCTCCGATTGGTGAAGAACTCATCTACAAAGGTCTCGAAAAGGAGTTTAATGTAGATTTTATTGCCACAACTACTCGTAGTCCTTCTGTCTTTTCAGGCAATCCTTTCGTTGTGGAGGTTGGTATCGCATACGGTGGTGTTCTTCAGAAAGATGACCGCATTGATATCATGAGATTTGCAAACCGTGTTCCATTGCTGTATCAGCAGGGTGGATGTGCGACAACTCATGCTGTCGAAGGGATCAAGTGGAAACAGTATGGATTGAACCAGCCCGGAGGTGGAATGCCAACAGGTCCGGTAGTTTTGCTTGTGCATGTGGCTTCTACGAACGTACCGTTCACATCAGAATCCAAGGATGCTATTGCTGATATTCCTGAGATCAGGGATGAGGTGGAGCTTGCAATTAAAGAGGTCTCGAGGAAGCTGAACCGTTATCTGAATCGACAGGTCTCACTTAAGAAAAGGCGTGAGAAGGAGATAATCATAACTAAGGTATTGCCTAAGATGGCCCAGAAACTTGCGGATACACTTGAGCGTGATCTCCCGGACATAAATCCGGTAGTCGCAAAGGTAATGGGTAATCTTCTTGTTATGCGTCATGTGGAACATGGGGCTAATGGGGATGCAGCGGTCACAATAAAGGTGAAGAATTTTGGTAGTAAGCTTACGGAGTTCAAACTGCACGATATGCTTCCTTATGAGATAAGTGATGTATCGCCAGAACCAAAAGTGATCTCCATGGGCAGTGATTTTGATTATGTATGGACTATGAAGGTTTCACCTGAAGGCTCTAAAGCGGTAACATATTCGTTGAGTTCCATGAGCGAGGATGAGATAAAGAGGCTACCTCAATTGATCGTCGAAGGGCTGGATGAAGAATTGGTCACAGGTGCGAAAGCTATCAAAGGGTTGATCTGA
- a CDS encoding nucleoside deaminase encodes MDEFMQVAIDEARSGLNSGGIPIGSVLVRDDLIIGKGHNLRVQQDDPMAHAEISCLRDAGRVGSYRDSILYSTLMPCYLCAGAVVQFGIKKVIVGESRTFSGAREFMESHGVEVVDLDLDECVAMMDDFISKEPELWNEDIGK; translated from the coding sequence ATGGATGAATTTATGCAGGTAGCAATAGATGAAGCGAGATCGGGACTTAATAGTGGTGGCATTCCCATTGGTTCGGTTCTTGTAAGGGACGATCTAATTATCGGTAAGGGTCACAATTTACGTGTTCAACAGGATGATCCAATGGCACATGCTGAAATTTCATGTCTCAGGGATGCCGGACGGGTTGGGAGTTATCGTGATTCAATTCTTTATTCCACTTTGATGCCCTGCTATCTTTGTGCCGGTGCTGTGGTACAATTTGGAATAAAAAAAGTAATTGTTGGCGAATCCAGGACCTTCTCAGGAGCAAGGGAATTTATGGAATCCCATGGAGTTGAAGTGGTCGACCTTGACCTTGACGAATGTGTGGCAATGATGGATGATTTTATTAGTAAAGAACCGGAACTCTGGAATGAAGATATTGGTAAATAA
- a CDS encoding peptidase U32 family protein, which produces MNCSGSSVKIPELMMGVKNRASLAACRDYADGVYFSIDRFSLRARACDITLDGLNDFVGDIKENDLNAYLALNTVIYPDDLDDLDVVIDSVASSDVDAVIAWDPAVITKAVDAGLRVHISTQANVSNWQTVEFYGSLGASRVVLARELSMENIKEIRWNTDVELEVFIHGAMCQAISGRCYLSAYILGKSGNCGECSQPCRWGWKLVGEDGSEVDLEGKYLLSARDLCMIEHIPELIDTGVNAFKVEGRLKDARYTSIVSRCYREALNSYCDGSYTLEKARSWKDELASVFNRGFSTGFYFGVPGPDGISIESDMNVSTTKRHAVGVVTNYYRKSGAAEVKLLETGIAVGDHIIIEGKSTYFEQDITEIRSDEGPVLSASSGDIVGIAVKDKVRENDRVYRLEIPD; this is translated from the coding sequence ATGAACTGCTCTGGATCATCTGTAAAGATCCCTGAACTTATGATGGGTGTCAAGAATCGTGCATCTCTGGCTGCGTGCAGGGACTATGCAGACGGGGTCTACTTCTCCATCGACAGATTCAGTCTCAGAGCAAGAGCATGTGATATTACACTTGATGGTCTCAACGATTTTGTAGGGGATATCAAAGAGAATGATCTCAATGCTTATCTTGCGCTGAATACGGTGATCTATCCCGATGACCTTGATGATCTTGATGTTGTTATCGATTCAGTCGCATCCTCGGATGTTGATGCTGTCATTGCATGGGATCCGGCAGTAATAACAAAAGCAGTAGATGCCGGACTGAGGGTTCATATATCTACTCAGGCGAATGTATCGAACTGGCAGACAGTAGAATTCTATGGTTCTTTGGGGGCTTCCCGGGTCGTTCTGGCAAGGGAACTCAGTATGGAGAATATAAAGGAGATCCGCTGGAACACTGATGTTGAGCTTGAGGTTTTCATTCATGGTGCCATGTGTCAGGCTATCTCTGGCAGGTGCTACCTTTCCGCTTATATTCTGGGCAAGTCCGGTAATTGTGGTGAGTGTTCCCAACCGTGCCGATGGGGTTGGAAACTTGTTGGTGAGGATGGCAGCGAGGTCGACCTTGAAGGGAAATATCTGTTAAGTGCGAGGGACCTGTGCATGATCGAACACATCCCTGAGCTGATAGATACTGGTGTGAATGCATTCAAGGTCGAAGGCAGGTTGAAGGATGCTAGATACACATCTATTGTATCCCGCTGTTATCGTGAAGCCCTCAATTCCTATTGTGATGGTTCATATACACTTGAAAAAGCGAGGTCATGGAAAGACGAGCTGGCTTCGGTATTTAATCGTGGCTTTTCCACGGGGTTCTACTTCGGGGTACCCGGTCCGGATGGTATTTCCATCGAATCTGATATGAACGTATCAACTACCAAAAGACACGCTGTAGGGGTGGTTACCAATTATTACAGGAAGAGCGGGGCGGCGGAAGTAAAGCTTCTCGAAACGGGTATCGCTGTTGGAGACCACATTATCATCGAAGGCAAAAGTACATACTTTGAACAGGATATCACTGAAATAAGGTCGGATGAAGGTCCTGTCCTATCTGCATCCTCAGGGGATATCGTGGGAATTGCTGTCAAGGATAAGGTGCGTGAAAATGACAGGGTATACAGGTTGGAGATCCCGGACTGA
- a CDS encoding GyrI-like domain-containing protein, with translation MLPILFTEISQFAVKNNIEIAGPPIYVTHETSKEDIMRANSEGNADLEAVIPVSEKIEGVGDVKCYELPGGNMVKVVHNGPYEDTGPTYQELFAWIDVNGLKITGLKREAYLNDPHDVPPEDILTEIYVPIK, from the coding sequence TTGCTTCCTATCTTGTTCACTGAAATAAGCCAGTTTGCTGTCAAAAATAATATTGAGATCGCCGGTCCGCCAATTTATGTCACGCATGAGACCAGTAAAGAAGATATCATGAGGGCCAATTCTGAAGGCAATGCAGATTTGGAAGCTGTCATTCCTGTATCTGAAAAGATCGAGGGTGTCGGTGATGTCAAGTGCTACGAACTTCCCGGTGGGAATATGGTGAAGGTGGTTCACAATGGTCCTTATGAAGATACCGGTCCTACTTATCAGGAACTTTTTGCATGGATAGATGTGAATGGTTTAAAAATTACCGGTCTTAAGAGAGAAGCATATCTTAACGATCCTCATGACGTTCCTCCTGAAGATATCCTTACTGAGATATATGTTCCTATCAAGTGA
- a CDS encoding DUF2178 domain-containing protein — protein sequence MCPEALKQGRIIMERSNRIYLILNMIFGIAAIALYSYGDIIGGNMMASVVIGLSISYIIRKAMLKDEVKKDEMVKRISGMSSDITLYISIISIGLLTVVLHFFPTLFDVFEILAILLAVMLLSKIALQMYYTKMKDEIGF from the coding sequence ATGTGCCCAGAGGCACTTAAACAGGGGAGAATAATAATGGAAAGATCTAACAGGATATATTTGATATTGAATATGATTTTTGGAATTGCTGCCATTGCCCTATATTCTTATGGCGATATAATTGGGGGAAATATGATGGCTAGTGTTGTAATTGGATTATCTATAAGTTACATTATACGAAAAGCAATGTTAAAAGATGAAGTTAAAAAAGACGAAATGGTCAAGAGAATTTCCGGGATGTCTTCGGATATTACACTATATATTTCAATAATCTCAATTGGATTATTGACAGTAGTATTGCATTTTTTTCCAACACTTTTTGATGTGTTCGAAATATTAGCGATTTTACTGGCTGTCATGTTATTATCAAAGATCGCACTTCAAATGTATTATACGAAAATGAAAGATGAAATTGGTTTCTAA
- a CDS encoding helix-turn-helix transcriptional regulator, with product MRTKIKELRAKYDLTQKDLAEKIGVRRETIVFLEKGKYNPSLKLAYDIAQVFESKIEEIFLFDD from the coding sequence CTGAGAACTAAAATTAAAGAATTAAGAGCAAAGTATGACCTGACTCAAAAGGATCTTGCAGAAAAAATAGGGGTGAGAAGGGAAACCATTGTCTTTTTGGAAAAGGGAAAATATAATCCTTCATTAAAACTTGCATATGATATAGCACAAGTGTTCGAATCAAAAATAGAAGAGATATTTTTGTTCGATGATTAA
- a CDS encoding J domain-containing protein, giving the protein MIKIKGHEIDPVIVKNAGNRRAMQFKNNIITALRRIGINENDIEVPLERLAMKKTHASATWYQDGHRMHYTHGLQNKYVENLHILSKVIEIEANRVISGEKPLSDFILEFKEDKDIHDKRKEAREFFDCAHDENDFEAINKKYKEMAKELHPDKPTGDTEKFKQLNVAHKILKRELT; this is encoded by the coding sequence ATGATAAAAATAAAAGGACATGAAATTGATCCAGTAATTGTTAAGAACGCCGGCAATCGCAGAGCCATGCAATTCAAGAATAATATTATTACGGCGTTAAGAAGGATCGGAATTAATGAAAATGACATTGAGGTCCCTCTTGAGCGTTTAGCAATGAAAAAAACTCATGCTTCTGCAACCTGGTACCAGGATGGACATAGGATGCATTACACCCACGGTCTACAAAATAAATATGTAGAAAACCTTCATATCCTATCCAAGGTAATTGAGATCGAAGCAAATAGGGTCATTTCCGGGGAAAAACCATTGTCCGATTTTATTTTAGAGTTCAAGGAAGATAAAGACATTCATGACAAGCGCAAAGAGGCACGAGAGTTTTTCGACTGTGCCCATGATGAGAACGATTTTGAGGCCATAAATAAGAAATACAAGGAAATGGCAAAAGAACTGCATCCAGATAAGCCAACCGGTGATACTGAAAAGTTCAAACAGTTAAATGTTGCACATAAGATACTGAAGAGAGAATTGACATAA